The genomic DNA CGAGATGTTTACACAATTGAGTTTGTGGCCACAAGTTCAAAGTTAAGTAGTTTTGGTCAAGTTTGTCAAAATGCTATGAATAGATCCTAAATTATTGGAAACAGAAATGAACTTGCACAGTTGAAACAGAATGTCAggataattgaaataaaaatattatgtttagactgttctttaaaaattatatatataatacttatgGAATCTTCTTACTTCTTGAATTTAAGATACAGATGGTGAACTATTTAAGTTACCTGATGTTAGACCATTATCAGCTAAACATCCCCAATTGCCTAGATATGAGTTAGCTACCCATACCATCAAAGTGAGAAGAACAGGTGTGCTGGCTGATGTAGTCAAGCTATGGGATTTACAAGGTAAAATCATTAACATTGATCATTTCGTAGTCCCTtcacacaggcacttgtctcagaatttttttttacctatataccttaataaacttatattaaggtatataggtaaaaaaaaattctgagacaagtgcctgtgtaccttaataaacttatattaaggtatataggtaaaaaaaaattctgagacaagtgcctgtgtccCTTCATCATAAAacatgattgaaaaaaaacccattatttgtatcaaaatattacTGACAATTGTGAAATTGCCAAAAAGGATAATGTGAACTGCTTTCCTTTCTTTGCAACATGTGTCTATGGTCATATGTCATAGTCTTATATTTGACCCAACCAGAAATCTGGTTATAACCCCACGTGGCCTCTATATTTATAGTAAAAAGGCAGTTTGTTTTAGATAGAACCTGGTGCTGTACTTATagcaaacacattttttactttcagacataattgcaatgtttttattatgtgACGGGTTAtaatcacaatttttaaactcacattttgaaattttcatttgaattaaaCAGGTTTCTCATGTTGCAacaattaaaattgcattttagtctaaaatgacagaAATCGCAATAACAAATacacacattttaaaatttcttaataCGGTATAAAATTCCTTTTATTGTAGGTACAACAGCAGTATCTGGTAGTGCCTTCAGCCATCTGGAGGGTGACATCAACAGATTTCAGAGGATGGGGTCAATCGACTCATTTAACCAGGTgtgtatcacataaacttagATATGAAAGACAGTGATTTTCATTAAAGTTGAACACCCAGTAGGTGAAATTGCAtgaaagtttataaattatACACATAGTTCAATAGATGCACAAACCTTATAAAATTCAGAatagtaatttttatttatatggtatttgatattttaataataaaccaaagatgtaacaaaataatcATTTGTGAAACTACACATTGAAATATTAAGTtagtaagtatttttttaatggattATCTTTATAtggtttatctttttatttgacaGAGGTCACATCCAAATGAAATGTTGACTGGACTGAGATATTTCGAAAGAGCTTTGAAGGGAGATAATGGAAGTCCTGCAAAGGTGAGATTTTTTAACCAATAGACAAACATAactgaaattgacattttaagaTGAAGCAAATTCTATTATGTCTCTTATTAGACCATTTAGAATATTTGTCTAAACAAGTAGTAACAGAACCACACCTTTTACTAAAATTTGGTGATTATTTTAGACAGAGAGTCTTgacaattatttgaaatagcaaTTTAAACTTGTCTCATGGCagacttaaattaaaaattgctttcAGATCACCCCTTAGATTTATTTCTGGAATAGGCCTCATTTAATTGACTTTAAATGGAACAATTAAATTGTATTGTCAGTAATTTGTTATTGTCTTGTTTTTGTAGCAAGCTTTTGACTGGGGTCAAGTGGAAAAGAATGCTTTAGCTAAATGTCTTCTAACCTTATGTCGACAAACCAAAGAAATCTTATCTGATGAACCGAGGCTTGTCAAACTGACCGCTCCTGTTTATATTTTAGGTATAATATTTGTGTGTATATAAAcaagcagatgtggtatgagtgccaatgagacaaccttccatccaaattacaatatataaaaagttaacaataattataggtcaaagtatggccttcaacactgagaaTTGGCTCAAACCTCacagcaagctttaaagggccccaaaataattAAGAGTAAATCAATTccaatagaaaaacaaatggtctaatctatacaCAAATAAGAAACACCTAGAAACCAAACCAACAAACAGCAACCATTAAACAACAGGCTCCTGAgttaggacaggtgcataagAATGCAGcagtttaaaacattttaacagacgccaaccttcaccctaacctgagtagttaaacattaaaacttaaaaagacACACTTGTAATGTAATATATCAATTGTAATGGCTTAACGCAatataaaagacatttaaacgAAAACAAGTAAGCAAGAAAAAcagcctccaggtgcgggaatttctcgctacattgaagacctgttggtgaccttctgctgttgttttttctatggtcgggttgtttgtctctttgacacattcccaatttccattctcaaatttattcACTGAATGAATAAGTTTGATCTATAACACAATGTAGATACAATATTAAGATGTAGATGCATATATAACATAGACGTTACAGGtagttatatattataaaagatgtAGGAAGACTTTGAAATAAGACAGCTCTTACCAGAGACAAAACAGCATTAGATAAATCTAACATTCGTCAGATCaatttgtttacaattgttaTTCAATCTCAGCAGTAAATGTCTGGAGcagaaacattaaaaatgtgtatatttttgtgtCAATTGGTGGTTTTCATACATTTCCTTGAGAACAAGATTTGGAAGTAGGCAACAAATTCATGCCTTAAGGGTTAAATTAAGATATTTAATTCAATGTATCCCTTATAAAATGATTATAGTTTCAAAATCTCTCTGTTTCAGGTGATATCCATGGTAACTACAGAGATTTAGTGTGTTTTGAGAAAGCCCTGTGGAGAATGGGGCCTATGTTGACACCAGCCTCCTTCTTGTTTCTTGGTGATTATGTAGATAGAGGAGAATATGGGGTGGAGGTAAAATAACTTCTGACcagatatttcaatatttttactcACTTCTTGACATACGTCTCAGTTTAAAAATCCAGCAACATCCTTTTTCTGACTATAAAAAGACGAATACagatctatttttgtttttccaaaaatgttcatatattttatttttatgctcCCACCATAGCGTAGgggcattttaaatttttacccTTGTTGGTCTGTACATACAAACGTCCCAACattggtttccgttctctaactttagtttgcctcaacaaaatgttatgaaacatatacacaatacttataacaacaaaacaaagattAAGTGTGAAATTTGGTGGCGGCACTTTTTAGAGTTGTGCCactttacaaattgaaaaattactGAACTTTTGTTTCTGCTCATCTAAAACATTAGTTTGCCTTAACCAAATCTTAGGAAATTTGCTAATGCTAATTACCAGGAAAAACAAATCCAGTTGGAATTTTGGTGGCTTTGCTTATACTGTTTTAGAgtaatgcccctttacaaatagaaaaattgcTAGATTTTTCTGTTACGCTCTCTAACTAAAATTTGCCTCAAATAAATGTAATGtcattatgaattttataaacaatgcttaataccacaaaactcagatcaagtacaaatttgggtagcATCACTTTTATATGtagttcttgagttatgtccctttattaAGTTATCTGCAAGCAGGGGCATTATCCCATGGACTTATCCACCATTCATTTtcgttaaaaaaatgttattaaattgcAGAAGCAGtccttcttaaaaaaaatccttattttaattatttaaatagtatttcattaactttatttctatatctGAATTCAGGTTATTTCCTATTTATTTGCTGAAAAACTGTTAGCACCAGAAAAGTTTGTACTTCTAAGAGGTAACCATGAACTCAGAAGTGTGCaggaaatgttttcttttaaaacgtAAGTATGATCTACAAGTAGGGCTTAAAGGTGCAATTCCAATTATTTAGATAATTGGTAGTATTGACTTCTTTTGAAATGTGACTTATGAAGAATGTTCAAAGATTAAATAAATAGACATTCggtatttgtttataaaacatattaagatttataaacatttcaaatatcatACCAATCACAATAAATGTTCAAGagtatctttaaaaaaacactacagggagataattttgtaaaatcaccTGAAACGCTTTTAATTATATTCCATTGTTCAGGAAATACTTagcttctcaatgataaaaattgGTGTTAGGCGAACTGCTATTTGTCTATCCAAAGTTTTCCAGTAAAGTGTGTGGTTCaagttttctgaaatttttgttaaagggtcaaagtaaagatttttcaacattttatgaaaattaatcgagccaaattaattttaatgaagatgcttggtaccaccttaaattcaCAATTAGTGCATAATGCTGCTATGTGTGTTGCAATGACAAGAACTTGCATTCTGATAGTTGATACAAATATCTGGATGCAGCTTattctaaaatgaaataattaatttctaGTATTTGTTGGTCGcttcaaaattacaataatttcggaatttacagtacattattgaaatgtaaaagaaatataaaagaaaacaaataaattgtgtTGAAGGTCTAAGCATAATTCATACTTATATTGTCTTAATTTCATTACAGTGAGTGTATTGCTAAATTTGGAGATAGTATTGGTCTTCAGATCTGGGATGCTGTCAATGATTGCTTTGATTGTATGCCAATAGCAGCTACTGTAGATGATAGGGTAGGTAGACTAATTAAATGAATGCTTTGACTGTATGCCAATAGCAGCTACTGTAGATGATAGGGTAGGTAGACTAATTAAATGAATGCTTTGATTTTATGCCAATAGCAGCTACTGTAGATGATAGGGTAGGTAGACTAATTAAATGAATGCTTTGACTGTATGCCAATAGCAGCTACTGTAGATGATAGGGTAGGTAGACTAATTAAATGAATGCTTTGACTGTATGCCAATAGCAGCTACTGTAGATGATAGGGTAGGTAGACTAATTAAATGAATGCTTTGATTTTATGCCAATATATGAAATGCGAGGGGAAGAAACATAAACCTACTGAATGACATTTTATAATTAGACTAAAGAATAAACTAACTATATGATTTAGTTTGAAGAATCAATAGTTTATAGTACATTTTATTGAATGCCGTATCAACCATCAACCAATATTATTTTTGGAGAGAGACGTCCAATTGGAAAATACTAATGTCCtctgtttaaggtggtacctaacactacagagagataactctgtaaaatcaacagaacgttttaatgacgttgtgttctTATGGCAAtaataagcttctcaatgatcaaaataagtgtttgtcaaactgctatataaccagtgtattttttctgattaaacggttggtttatatcttttgaaatttttatatttttgtcaaagggtcaaagtaaatactttgtcaaaatttttagaaaattaaacgagccaaattgatttttagttaaagtgataggtaccaccttaaatactTGATAAAGTGAGTAATACATGATACACGCTGCACAGCCTGTACCACCCTTGACCAATATCAGCCCACATGCTTTCTGCCCTCTGGATGATACGTGTTTCTTGGGTTGATACAGCATATGATGTTGAATTTACCATGTATTATTCTAAACTTATATCTTGACCTAATACAGTAATACAGTAATTATAACTGACCAATGATCATTGTAGATATTCTGTGTACATGGAGGTATACCAGGCCCTGAATCAGAAAGTTGTTTGATAGAAAACATCAACAAAGTACCTTGTCCACTCAGAGACCCAGAAATAGAAAGTCCATTAGCTTGGGAAATAATGTGGAGTGATCCAATTAGGTTTGTAATGAGCTTTATACCTTAAACATGATTCAAACATTGTGTAGTGGATATATCAAAATTTTTTcttagaaatgaaaaatcgttTTCTATTGAAACTgtttaagtataaaaaagaaattgtggtatgattgccaatgagacaactctcaaccagAGACTAAATGAAACAGAAGTTAACAACCGTTCACATTctgataaaaattataatattttgatacagCTCTTTATTTTGAGATGATCTGTGCTTTTGTGTTGTATCGgctatatttaatttatatgacAAATAATGGTAGAAAATTAGAATGCAAGgattgatattcaaattttattttcttattgacGTCTGGAAACATTCTTAGCAGTGGAAAACTTGCAGAAACACATAACTTAACCCAAGAATTAATGAAACATATATGTCCTAAAAATTTAGtgcaatagatataaaaagatgtggtatgagtaccaatgagacaactctccatccaagtcaaaatttgtaaaagtaaacaactCTATTTCAAAGTATGGTCctgtcttgttttgtttttaattttgaaaatccaCACGTTCAACAGTACTATCAGGATTTGAATTTTTTGCATCAGAATCTTACAAAATCTGATACTAAAGTGttctttttgaatttgtttaaatatgatttattttactttcagtGTAGAACAAGTAACACCAGAGTTAAAGGAGGAGTTAGAAAAACAGAAAGGTTATGTGTATAACTCACGGAGAGGAACGGCACATTTCTTTAGTATTGAAGCATTAACCTCATTTCTAGATATAAATGGACTATCACATGTCATCAGGGCTCATGAAGTACAGGAGGCAGGATTTCAGGTAAATCATGTCAAAATATACATTATTATgacttatttttcatatttttatgccccacctatgatattatgtcccacctatgatagtaaaggggtattatgttttctggtctgtttgtctgttcgtcCATTTGTCCGTTCATTCCACTTCAGgtcaaagtttttggtcaaggtagtttttgatgaagttgaagcccaatcaacttaaaacttagtacacatgttccttatgatatgatctttctaattttaatgccaaattagattttttacccaatttcacgctccattgaacatgtaaaataatagtgcgagtggggcatcaatttactttggacacattcttgttcatagagctttaaattaaataatgcaAGGGGAAAGAAAGGTTCAAATAACACCtcaaaaagtaatttttattgtatagctTTAGAAAACagtgatttcaaataaaatcccCAGACAATTCTTAACTAGTCCATGCGTACAGTTGCTAttgtattttataacttaatgaAAACGAAGAGACTAAATAAATGGTGAAGTTTTTCAACTTAATTGGTTTGTAATTGATACTAGTAaccattatttctgtttttatgtCTAGATCCTGCCAAACCAAAGGTTTTAAAACTAGTACTAACTGGTGCTCTGCCAACATGCACATTTTTAGAGACTTTTCAAAGAATGATATAACATGTCTTGTACTTGACATATCTTGGTGCAGACTACAAAGAAGAGTATCTTTATATCACATAATTGTTTTCCTCTTgaatcaatctaattaaaaaccaatctCTCATTGCTCCATGTTTTCTGATATGTCACGTGGGAGATCTAACGAAACCCACTTTGAGGTCACATGTGAGTGACCTTGTAGGTGTGTCTTTTTCAATCAAAGAAATTGAGTTTTCCACGATCTTGAAAGTTTATTGTAAGGTAAAGGGATGTAACTTATTTTATATACGACCAAATCGTCagtcaaaataattcataattttttttgattAGCTTATTAATAGGTAGTCAActcatttgcatatcattataaatTCATAACTTCTAGTTCACTTACATGTGACCTTAAAGCAGGTTTTGTTAGATCTCCCATGTGACATATTAGAAAATGGGAGCAAAGAGAGATCGGTTTTTAATTAGACTGCTCTTGAATGTACCTGAAATATTGCCACTGGacttcatttataaattaatctttttttttttttaaggtacaGCAACAGGGTAAATTATTAACTGTCTTTTCCTCCTCCGGATATTGTGGTGGATCTAACGAAGCAGCTTGTGTTTTAGCGGACAATTTTAAACTCAGAATGATACGACTCGATACAacttgaaaagggagataactctagtCAAAATACAGTATTGTGAAAATGTGGAATTTACCAGTTTCAGAAGAAAATGGCAGC from Mytilus trossulus isolate FHL-02 chromosome 8, PNRI_Mtr1.1.1.hap1, whole genome shotgun sequence includes the following:
- the LOC134680697 gene encoding uncharacterized protein LOC134680697 isoform X2 translates to MPSGRQLESVTVLIPRTLDQRILLTKCETGGLWLPTCQRNEEETLHTVAQNLLRKITGQDVGIKEVVKTNFLHFVNAPTAVNLIYLAMPIKEISTCDREAVWLSIEEMEDRIKILPSGILGLEPLNLVKILHDGAHGNSIVETCVEYIETEKVDSPQLTAAESLIKSAKFGKKEQALYFQEYMDFCLPSHYMSYEVFEKYMQFKGLKVDDNMTDFFRAFDLHKRKFLTFKEVLLGLAALEPSTQHGGMPAEMRCRYIFRFYDKNSDGHLQYDEFRHMVKDIRSFKNLSLDEESVEEDAVKSAKLFGAESKNKLPLGEFLQAVGQLKFRGTSVLFRLQHSSTTSLKLLEKPIENSSPMKDESMEPPSSKRLRPKMLDSIRNSPPRKLNMTDTDGELFKLPDVRPLSAKHPQLPRYELATHTIKVRRTGVLADVVKLWDLQGTTAVSGSAFSHLEGDINRFQRMGSIDSFNQRSHPNEMLTGLRYFERALKGDNGSPAKQAFDWGQVEKNALAKCLLTLCRQTKEILSDEPRLVKLTAPVYILGDIHGNYRDLVCFEKALWRMGPMLTPASFLFLGDYVDRGEYGVEVISYLFAEKLLAPEKFVLLRGNHELRSVQEMFSFKTECIAKFGDSIGLQIWDAVNDCFDCMPIAATVDDRIFCVHGGIPGPESESCLIENINKVPCPLRDPEIESPLAWEIMWSDPISVEQVTPELKEELEKQKGYVYNSRRGTAHFFSIEALTSFLDINGLSHVIRAHEVQEAGFQVQQQGKLLTVFSSSGYCGGSNEAACVLADNFKLRMIRLDTT